Proteins encoded within one genomic window of Psilocybe cubensis strain MGC-MH-2018 chromosome 2, whole genome shotgun sequence:
- a CDS encoding 4-O-methyl-glucuronoyl methylesterase, with amino-acid sequence MKFQGSFKFLLAYLSVALPALAQSSCGTLPSSINFSDSKLSSPFVFLNGTAVTTKEQFACRQAEISALFQKYELGTLPPKPSSVTGSVSGNTISVTASNGGTSISFTATITPPSGVSGKYPAIIAIGGMSIPSQAGVATITFNNDDIALQNDSTSRGKGKFFTLYGANHSAGAMIAWTWGISRIIDVLESSSTTHNIDTSKLGVTGCSRNGKGAFVAAAFEPRIALGLVQESGSGGAGCWRISKAMLQAGVSTQDAVEIVGENVWFSPNFNQYVNNLPALPFDHHMLAALVAPRGLLIIENDGIDWLGPESVWGCQTTGAKSYQALGISDSMGISMVGNHAHCAMPSSQNGDVAAFVNRFLKGQSGVNTNIMHTDGANNAGFVPGNWVTWIVPTLSGDAIPPVGTSSTDAGGSSTVASSTSTATSTAPPATTTAPAPAPQQTKYGQCGGNGWTGPTVCQSGSTCKAVSPPYYSQCL; translated from the exons ATGAAATTCCAAGGCAGCTTCAAATTCCTGCTCGCATACCTCTCTGTCGCTCTCCCAGCTCTAGCACAGTCGAGCTGCGGCACTCTTCCATCCTCCATCAACTTTTCCGATTCCAAGCTCAGCAGTcccttcgtcttcctcaaCGGCACCGCTGTCACAACCAAAGAGCAATTCGCATGTCGTCAAGCCGAAATAAGCGCCTTATTCCAGAAATACGAGCTCGGCACGCTCCCACCCAAACCATCGTCAGTCACCGGCTCCGTctctggaaacaccatctCCGTGACAGCCAGTAATGGTGGAACCTCCATCTCATTTACCGCAACCATCACCCCTCCTTCTGGTGTAAGCGGCAAATACCCTGCTATCATCGCTATAGGGGGGATGAGCATTCCGAGCCAGGCAGGCGTCGCAACAATCACATTCAACAACGACGATATTGCCCTGCAGAACGACTCGACGAGCCGCGGGAAAGGAAAATTCTTCACGCTGTACGGCGCCAATCACTCAGCAGGCGCCATGATCGCTTGGACATGGGGTATCTCGCGGATCATCGATGTCCTCGAGTCAAGCAGCACCACGCACAACATCGACACCAGCAAACTCGGCGTCACAGGCTGCTCGCGGAACGGGAAAGGCGCGTTCGTCGCCGCCGCGTTCGAGCCGCGCATTGCGCTCGGGCTGGTGCAGGAGTCCGGGTCCGGCGGCGCAGGGTGCTGGCGGATTTCGAAAGCCATGCTCCAAGCTGGCGTGTCCACGCAGGACGCAGTCGAGATTGTCGGCGAGAACGTGTGGTTCTCGCCTAATTTCAACCAATACGTGAATAACCTCCCCGCGCTCCCGTTCGATCACCACATGCTCGCTGCGCTAGTCGCTCCGCGCGGGCTGCTGATCATTGAGAACGACGGGATCGACTGGCTTGGTCCGGAGTCTGTCTGGGGGTGCCAGACAACGGGCGCTAAAAGCTACCAGGCGCTGGGTATTAGTGATTCCATGGGAATTTCTATGGTGGGGAACCACGCGCACTGCGCGATGCCGTCGTCGCAGAACGGGGACGTCGCTGCGTTCGTCAATAGGTTTTTGAAGGGCCAGTCGGGTGTGAACACCAATATCATGCACACGGACGGCGCTAATAATGCCGGGTTTGTGCCTGGCAATTGGGTTACGTGGATCGTCCCTACTCTCAGCGGAGATGCCATTCCGCCTGTTGGGACTTCTTCGACTGATGCTGGAGGTTCTTCTACGGTTGCCTCGTCTACTTCTACTGCTACTTCTACTGCTCCGCCAGCTACCACTACGGCGCCTGCTCCTGCGCCTCAACAGACTAAATACGGACAATGTGGAG GAAATGGTTGGACGGGTCCTACTGTCTGCCAAAGCGGATCGACGTGCAAAGCCGTCTCTCCGCCCTATTACTCTCAG TGCTTGTAA
- a CDS encoding Putative sulfate transporter (Putative sulfate transporter YPR003C), with product MAIDSVSPEPTQETEERTALLDVERGPDSYGAAGTPHYLPSNSHQKRDILLKRIKYYIPSTAWIPSYSPSLFGGDFLAGITVASMLIPQSVSYATSLAKLSPVTGLFSASIPGIAYALLGTSKQLNVAPEAALSLLLGQAVSEIRHDYPDPHDGQADLVGLSVATMITLQVGLISFLLGFFRLGFIDVVLSRALLRGFISAVAVVIMIEQFIPMLGLTALLHSADPETTYDKAIFLIKNAFTHSHVPTTLISFSALFTLVALRSIKNRFKNTWWIYRVPEVLVVVIVSTVLCEQLRWDKLGVNILGAVDVQNSSSFIEFPFRRSNFRFLRRTTSTAVVIAVVGFLDSIVAAKQNAARFGYSISPNRELVALGAANLAGSFIPGTLPAFGSITSIGLVVYSLLAEAPHEILYYWNMGAWVDLTIMGLTFFLSIIWNIEVGVVVGLVVSLLLVVHRSSKTRMTILGRIPGTDRWKPLKENPEAEESVAGALIVRIRENLDFANTAQIKERLRRLELYGIHKSHPSEEPRRGQTSVLVFHLADVDSCDASAAQIFYELLEEYKNRGVGLFITHLRPTVEKTFIKAHIFDLLGSGAFRDNVADAMAIVEGSAYARMRESNYLGSR from the exons ATGGCAATCGACTCAGTTTCCCCGGAGCCCACCCAGGAGACAGAGGAAAGGACTGCTTTGCTGGATGTTGAACGAGGGCCTGATTCTTATGGCGCTGCAGGCACTCCGCACTACT TGCCATCCAACTCTCACCAGAAACGAGATATACTGTTAAAAAGGATCAAGTACTATATACCATCCACCGCATGGATACCCAGTTACTCCCCGTCATT ATTCGGTGGCGATTTTTTGGCTGGAATTACAGTCGCTTCTATGCTCATTCCCCAGTCCGTCAGTTACGCCACGTCTTTGGCAAAGCTTAGTCCAGTTACGGGATTG ttttCAGCGTCCATTCCAGGCATTGCATACGCTCTTTTGGGGACCTCTAAGCAGTTGAATGTAGCCCCTGAAGCTGCTCTAAGTCTTCTACTTGGCCAAGCTGTTTCCGAGATCCGTCACGATTATCCTGATCCCCATGACGGCCAGGCGGATCTTGTTGGACTTAGCGTAGCTACAATGATCACGCTTCAG GTTGGTTTGATCTCGTTCCTTCTTGGATTCTTTCGACTGGGATTCATCGATGTTGTATTGAGTCGGGCACTCTTGCGGGGTTTCATTTCGGCAGTTGCTGTTGTAATTATGAT CGAACAGTTTATTCCCATGCTTGGCCTCACTGCGCTCCTGCACAGTGCTGACCCCGAAACAACCTATGACAAGGCCATATTCCTTATCAAAAATGCGTTCACCCACTCCCATGTACCTACTACGCTCATCAGTTTCTCGGCCCTTTTCACCTTGGTAGCCCTACGATCCATAAAAAACCGATTTAAGAACACCTGGTGGATTTATCGCGTGCCTGAAGTCTTGGTCGTGGTCATTGTGTCAACTG TGTTATGTGAACAACTTAGATGGGACAAATTGGGCGTGAACATCCTTGGAGCAGTTGACGTCCAAAACAGTAGTTCATTTATCGAGTTCCCCTTCCGCCGATCCAACTTTAGGTTCCTTCGGCGCACAACGTCCACCGCAGT TGTCATTGCCGTCGTCGGATTCTTGGACAGTATCGTTGCAGCCAAACAGAACGCCGCGCGATTCGGGTATTCGATCAGCCCCAATCGCGAGTTGGTGGCACTTGGAGCTGCTAATCTGGCCGGGTCGTTTATTCCGGGAACGCTGCCGGCATTTGGATCCATCACGAG CATCGGGCTTGTGGTTTATTCACTTCTTGCCGAGGCTCCCCATGAAATTTTATATTACTGGAA CATGGGAGCGTGGGTTGACTTAACCATCATGGGTCTCACCTTTTTCCTTTCTATAATCTGGAATATCGAAGTGGGAGTGGTAGTGGGACTAGTCGTCTCGCTCCTGTTGGTCGTACACCGCTCGTCGAAAACGAGGATGACTATTTTG GGCCGTATTCCCGGTACGGATCGATGGAAACCTTTGAAGGAGAATCCTGAGGCCGAGGAAAGTGTAGCAGGCGCATTGATCGTACGGATTCGCGAGAACTTGGACTTTG CCAATACCGCTCAAATAAAAG AGAGACTTCGTAGGCTGGAATTGTATGGGATTCATAAGTCCCATCCGTCGGAGGAGCCTAGACGCGGGCAGACGTCTGTGTTGGTCTTCCATTTGGCTGATGTGGATAGCTGCGATGCTTC CGCCGCGCAGATATTCTACGAATTGCTTGAAGAATACAAG AACCGCGGTGTTGGACTGTTCATCACGCATCTCAGGCCGACTGTAGAGAAAACCTTCATCAAAGCACATATCTTTGACTTGCTTGGGTCTGGTGCGTTTAGAGACAATGTCGCTGATGCGATGGCGATCGTCGAAGGATCTGCGTATGCTCGTATGCGGGAATCGAATTATCTTGGAAGTCGGTGA
- a CDS encoding Acetylcholinesterase, with translation MWGQNEVHSIIGFRMHFLQILSKSLLAIYHTVRVDVTATSDGLTVQTAQGPVSGTLVTPSVRQFLGIPYAVAQRWEAPNNPPNRTSVLKATNYSFTCPQNLSPIYKGILLVAGGQGIDVPESEDCLTVNIWAPSVKRQQKTAVLIWIYGGGFQFGSSNLPEYGGEHFVNDHDDITVVTFNYRMNIFGQPNSPQLANRTLTQNFGLLDINAAIHWVYANIGAFGGDPDRITIFGQSAGAFAVEAYTYAHLNDTIVKGAIEQSGNLGFATSGLLVSPAIDGTWNTLASKVGCGAVPDAAQLACMKAVPFRTLEDIIIQSGLTFNLLFDNITIFSDIPERAKAGKFLKVPLLGGSTANEGDILTVAAEVAGLSPPASPFVSEILSDVQTQVNFTCPAGSAAQDRVNAGVRTWRYQYQGVFPNISPRPDTRAYHLAEIPIIFGTYRTINPSILITPNEIALSKYMQGAWVAFARNPGRGLIDYGWPLYDATTNTTVVLGNFVNPTGMEFTKGTILDSTCGNITQLLDFAALVSSA, from the exons ATGTGGGGCCAAAATGAAGTTCACAGTATCATTGGTTTCCGTATGCACTTCCTCCAGATCCTCTCGAAATCGTTGTTAGCAATATATCACACCGTCCGCGTGGACGTTACAGCGACATCAGATGGCCTGACTGTCCAGACAGCACAGGGGCCAGTTTCAGGTACATTGGTCACCCCAAGTGTTCGCCAATTCCTAGGAATACCGTATGCAGTAGCGCAACGCTGGGAAGCACCGAATAACCCACCTAACCGCACATCTGTTCTCAAGGCCACAAATTACAGTTTTACCTGCCCACAGAATCTTTCTCCGATCTATAAAGGGATCTTATTGGTCGCGGGAGGGCAAGGTATTGATGTACCAGAATCAGAGGATTGCCTGACGGTCAACATATGGGCTCCAAGTGTAAAGAGGCAGCAAAAAACGGCAGTACTCATCTGGATATACGGTGGCGGGTTTCAATTTGGCTCA AGCAATCTACCTGAGTACGGTGGTGAACACTTCGTAAATGATCACGACGACATCACCGTGGTGACATTCAACTATCGTATGAACATATTCGGCCAACCAAACTCGCCACAGCTTGCGAACAGGACGTTAACGCAAAACTTTGGCCTGCTTGATATCAATGCAGCTATTCATTGGGTATATGCAAATATTGGTGCCTTTGGGGGCGATCCAGACCGTATCACCATCTTTGGGCAGAGTGCCGGAGCCTTTGCAGTCGAGGCTTATACATACGCCCATCTTAATGACACCATCGTGAAAG GTGCCATCGAACAATCTGGAAA TCTTGGATTCGCGACAAGTGGTTTACTCGTCAGTCCAGCCATTGACGGAACATGGAATACTTTAGCCTCAAAAGTTGGGTGTGGAGCCG TTCCTGATGCCGCTCAGCTGGCTTGTATGAAAGCTGTACCCTTCCGTACATTGGAAGATATAATTATACAATCGGGATTAACGTTCAATCTGCTCTTCGATA ACATTACCATTTTCTCGGACATCCCAGAGCGCGCCAAAGCTGGAAAGTTTTTGAAAGTGCCGTTGTTGGGAGGCAGCACCGCTAACGAGGGGGATATTCTCACCGTAGCCGCTGAAGTGGCTGGACTGTCTCCGCCAGCTTCCCCCTTCGTTTCTGAGATACTTTCAGATGTGCAAACCCAG GTCAATTTTACGTGCCCTGCAGGCTCTGCCGCTCAAGATCGTGTCAATGCAGGCGTTCGAACCTGGCGCTACCAATACCAGG GTGTATTCCCCAATATCTCTCCACGCCCGGACACTAGGGCTTATCATCTCGCCGAAATACCTATTATTTTCGGGACGTACAGAACGATAAATCCATCTATTCTCATTACGCCAAATGAAATCGCGCTTTCCAAGTATATGCAAGGTGCCTGGGTCGCTTTTGCAAGGAATCCCGGCCGGGGGTTGATCGACTACGGATGGCCTCTGTACGACGCCACGACGAACACCACGGTGGTTCTCGGAAATTTCGTAAATCCAACGGGGATGGAGTTCACCAAAGGAACAATTTTGGATTCGACCTGCGGAAATATAACCCAACTCCTGGACTTTGCAGCTCTGGTTTCAAGCGCCTAG